From one Trichocoleus desertorum ATA4-8-CV12 genomic stretch:
- a CDS encoding DoxX family membrane protein, whose translation MKWYKSGLQILLAIGMIVAGVKHFTDPEPFERIVPDFLPFHWSLVFGSGFLEVLAGVGLLIPRFRRAAAWTLVVRCSAIAEV comes from the coding sequence ATGAAGTGGTATAAAAGCGGTCTTCAAATTCTGCTGGCGATCGGGATGATTGTGGCTGGGGTGAAGCATTTCACCGATCCAGAGCCGTTTGAAAGAATTGTGCCAGATTTTTTGCCGTTCCATTGGTCGCTGGTATTCGGCAGCGGATTTCTGGAGGTGTTGGCTGGAGTGGGTTTACTGATTCCTCGATTCAGGCGGGCTGCGGCTTGGACTCTGGTAGTGCGGTGCTCAGCGATCGCTGAGGTCTAG